The following are from one region of the Methyloversatilis discipulorum genome:
- a CDS encoding CopG family ribbon-helix-helix protein: protein MASADTRVVTAHLPVALAEQVDELAARLERSRGWVVKQALATYVEREAERHRRTLEAMADVDVGNGSAVSHDDVKAWAATLGTNRPGKLPE, encoded by the coding sequence ATGGCTTCAGCAGACACCCGAGTGGTGACCGCTCACCTGCCGGTTGCGCTGGCTGAGCAGGTGGACGAGTTGGCGGCCCGGCTTGAGCGCTCGCGCGGCTGGGTGGTGAAACAGGCACTTGCCACCTACGTCGAGCGCGAAGCGGAGCGCCACCGCCGGACGCTGGAGGCCATGGCAGACGTGGATGTCGGGAACGGGAGCGCGGTGAGCCACGACGACGTAAAGGCTTGGGCGGCGACCCTCGGCACGAATCGGCCCGGAAAGCTGCCTGAATAA
- the trxC gene encoding thioredoxin TrxC, producing the protein MHVVCPQCSATNRIPDERLGDGPVCARCKALLLEAAPFALDDANFDTYIGRTGLPVVVDFWADWCGPCRMMAPQFEAAARQLPQTRFAKVDTEAARQTAARFGIRSIPTLMLFRDGVEVARQAGAMSAADIVRWVQSHARG; encoded by the coding sequence ATGCATGTCGTGTGTCCGCAGTGCAGCGCCACCAACCGCATTCCCGACGAGCGTCTGGGCGATGGCCCGGTCTGCGCGCGCTGCAAGGCGCTGCTGCTGGAGGCGGCGCCCTTCGCGCTCGACGACGCGAACTTCGACACCTACATCGGCCGCACCGGACTGCCGGTCGTCGTCGACTTCTGGGCCGACTGGTGCGGCCCGTGCCGCATGATGGCGCCGCAGTTCGAAGCCGCCGCCCGACAGCTGCCGCAGACGCGCTTCGCCAAGGTCGATACCGAAGCCGCGCGGCAGACCGCCGCGCGTTTCGGCATTCGCAGCATTCCGACGCTGATGCTGTTCCGTGACGGCGTCGAGGTCGCCCGACAGGCGGGCGCGATGAGCGCCGCCGACATCGTGCGCTGGGTGCAGTCGCACGCGCGCGGCTAG
- a CDS encoding VWA domain-containing protein yields MSAQAPLLFQSREARLGALDALPRTLWLGALTQAQGRLEPRLAALVALRSALVDGRVPPAADWCWPSPELIAALCETFAELDLPAYCTGRQELSDVVVQSLLFHLDFIPDYRDRGATDARATRMAIEAFGSDWQNRRGQMDELMEVFGKLPDDGKNARWDLLPGLLKSEGWREVLRIRRLLERLPELADCIRRLGRARPSDERDDASRSQVEVMDSAVARHTEQRTVRVPDMPGETRGVHRADRIARMLPAESVLLGHPALRLVWHARRAERTLLCYEDDDRMTEVRHVDAPVLRPRPDPQPDRRLEMGPLLVCVDTSGSMQGGAGEVAKAVVLEAVRTAHAQGRACHVFAFGGTGEVVDMQIGVDADGIGRLIHFLGQGFKGGTDICGPLEKSIACLEQAAWRMADLLIASDGEFGATPELVARLDDAKRALGLRVQGVLIGDRETIGFLEVADHIHPVRDWRRYGDGARGSDSPVHTHRLTALYFPGALRTAENRDATVSGEVASAAVRAGLRRGQPLPADLLPPEPSSDDPTS; encoded by the coding sequence GTGAGCGCACAGGCACCGCTGCTGTTCCAGTCGCGCGAGGCGCGGCTGGGCGCGCTCGACGCGCTGCCGCGCACGCTGTGGCTGGGTGCGCTGACGCAGGCGCAGGGCCGGCTCGAGCCGCGGCTGGCGGCGCTGGTCGCGCTGCGCAGCGCGCTGGTCGATGGTCGCGTACCGCCCGCCGCCGACTGGTGCTGGCCGTCGCCCGAGCTGATCGCGGCGCTGTGCGAAACCTTCGCCGAACTCGATCTGCCGGCCTACTGCACCGGCCGGCAGGAACTGAGCGACGTGGTCGTGCAGAGCCTGCTGTTCCATCTCGACTTCATCCCCGATTACCGCGACCGCGGCGCGACCGACGCGCGCGCCACACGGATGGCGATCGAGGCCTTCGGCTCCGACTGGCAGAACCGCCGCGGTCAGATGGACGAATTGATGGAGGTATTCGGCAAGCTGCCGGACGACGGCAAGAACGCGCGCTGGGATCTGCTGCCCGGACTGCTGAAATCCGAAGGCTGGCGCGAGGTGCTGCGCATCCGCCGTCTGCTCGAACGGCTGCCTGAACTGGCCGACTGCATACGCCGGCTCGGCCGTGCTCGGCCGTCTGATGAGCGCGACGACGCCAGCCGCAGCCAGGTCGAGGTGATGGACAGCGCGGTTGCGCGCCACACCGAACAGCGCACGGTGCGCGTGCCCGACATGCCGGGCGAGACGCGCGGCGTACACCGGGCCGACCGCATTGCCCGCATGCTGCCGGCCGAATCGGTGCTGCTCGGCCACCCGGCGCTGCGCCTGGTGTGGCACGCCCGGCGTGCCGAACGGACGCTGCTCTGCTACGAGGACGACGACCGCATGACCGAGGTGCGCCACGTCGACGCACCGGTACTGCGGCCACGCCCCGATCCGCAACCTGACCGGCGTCTGGAGATGGGCCCGCTGCTGGTCTGCGTCGATACCTCCGGTTCGATGCAGGGCGGTGCCGGCGAGGTCGCCAAGGCAGTCGTGCTGGAAGCGGTGCGCACCGCGCACGCGCAGGGCCGCGCCTGCCACGTGTTCGCCTTTGGCGGTACTGGCGAGGTGGTGGATATGCAGATCGGCGTCGACGCCGACGGCATAGGCCGGCTCATCCACTTCCTCGGTCAGGGCTTCAAGGGCGGCACCGACATCTGCGGCCCGCTGGAGAAATCCATCGCCTGTCTCGAACAGGCGGCCTGGCGGATGGCCGACCTGCTGATCGCGTCCGACGGCGAATTCGGCGCCACGCCGGAACTGGTCGCCCGGCTCGACGACGCCAAGCGCGCGCTCGGGCTGCGCGTGCAGGGCGTGCTGATCGGCGATCGCGAAACCATCGGTTTCCTCGAAGTGGCCGACCACATTCACCCGGTGCGCGACTGGCGCCGCTACGGCGACGGTGCGCGCGGCAGCGATTCACCGGTACATACCCACCGCCTGACCGCGCTCTACTTTCCGGGCGCGCTGCGCACCGCCGAGAACCGCGACGCCACGGTCAGCGGCGAAGTCGCGTCGGCCGCCGTGCGCGCCGGCCTGCGACGCGGCCAGCCGCTGCCTGCCGATCTGTTGCCACCCGAACCTTCGTCCGACGACCCGACATCATGA
- a CDS encoding TraR/DksA family transcriptional regulator — protein MNTPLTQADREQLERRLRARRDALTAHIQAQLQGRTRVEHARDVLLQDGDDAPQRSADREIDLAMTDLETVELAALNAALRRLADGRYGLCAECGTDIPLARLQAEPQAALCVGCQSARERGRPHAASL, from the coding sequence GTGAACACCCCGCTTACCCAGGCCGACCGCGAGCAGCTGGAGCGCCGTCTGCGCGCGCGTCGCGACGCGCTCACCGCCCACATCCAGGCGCAACTGCAGGGCCGCACACGCGTCGAACATGCGCGCGACGTGCTGCTGCAGGACGGCGACGATGCGCCACAGCGCAGTGCCGACCGCGAGATCGACCTGGCGATGACCGATCTCGAAACGGTCGAACTGGCCGCGCTCAACGCCGCGCTGCGGCGTCTGGCCGACGGTCGCTACGGCCTGTGCGCCGAATGCGGCACCGACATTCCGCTCGCCCGGCTGCAGGCGGAGCCGCAGGCTGCGCTGTGCGTCGGCTGTCAGAGCGCGCGCGAGCGTGGGCGCCCGCACGCGGCCAGCCTCTGA
- a CDS encoding metal-sulfur cluster assembly factor, which translates to MTANMPTIDALRAALHTVPDPELAESIVDLGLLKHIDIGEGRVDVVLIPTSATCPMGEVLIEDATAALRAACPPGWAVHVEFDWDTEWHPGRMSPALQLRFGW; encoded by the coding sequence ATGACCGCGAACATGCCCACCATCGATGCATTGCGCGCCGCGCTGCACACGGTGCCCGACCCGGAACTGGCAGAAAGCATCGTCGACCTCGGACTGCTCAAGCACATCGACATCGGCGAGGGGCGTGTGGACGTCGTGCTCATTCCAACCAGCGCCACCTGCCCGATGGGCGAGGTGCTGATCGAGGACGCGACGGCCGCGCTGCGCGCCGCCTGCCCGCCGGGCTGGGCGGTGCACGTCGAGTTCGACTGGGACACCGAATGGCATCCGGGCCGCATGAGTCCGGCATTGCAGCTACGCTTCGGCTGGTAA
- a CDS encoding Rossmann-like domain-containing protein codes for MSFATDYLAQIERIAECMPLPRVRALHLPPSRPDEPCRDGGSGHARGEFCALELEDDSIGLSYVLLDDTLERLRSGPGLDDLKGIEALALARRYVSGQGVDRTLGFVCANAITRCLFDRAGYRPDGSSDSIGQMDPQPGEAIGMIGLFGPLVERIVAAGACLTVIELDESAVGEREGWRVTTDAAALEACGKVLSTSTLLLNDTLDRMLAHCRAARWFAMVGPSAGCLPDALFARGVTLLGGSWVEDREAFIDGLTSGDKDNRKGRKSTSKFALTKEGWPGFEVLLERVAQG; via the coding sequence ATGAGTTTCGCCACCGACTACCTTGCCCAGATCGAACGCATCGCCGAATGCATGCCGCTGCCGCGCGTGCGCGCGCTGCACCTGCCGCCGTCACGTCCGGACGAGCCCTGCCGCGACGGCGGGAGCGGCCACGCGCGCGGCGAGTTTTGCGCGCTGGAACTGGAGGACGACAGCATAGGCCTGTCCTACGTGCTGCTCGATGACACGCTGGAGCGCCTGCGCAGTGGCCCCGGCCTCGATGATCTGAAGGGCATCGAGGCGCTGGCACTGGCGCGCCGCTATGTGAGCGGGCAGGGCGTCGATCGCACGCTGGGCTTCGTCTGCGCCAACGCGATCACCCGCTGCCTGTTCGACCGCGCTGGCTACCGTCCGGATGGCAGCAGTGACTCGATCGGCCAGATGGATCCGCAGCCCGGCGAAGCGATCGGCATGATCGGACTGTTCGGCCCGCTGGTGGAGCGCATCGTCGCCGCTGGCGCCTGCCTCACCGTGATCGAGCTCGACGAGAGCGCCGTCGGCGAGCGCGAAGGCTGGCGCGTCACCACCGACGCCGCGGCGCTCGAAGCCTGCGGCAAGGTGCTGTCCACCAGCACGCTGCTGCTCAACGACACGCTGGACCGCATGCTCGCCCACTGCCGCGCCGCCCGCTGGTTCGCCATGGTCGGCCCCAGCGCCGGCTGCCTGCCCGACGCGCTGTTCGCCCGCGGTGTGACGCTGCTCGGCGGCAGCTGGGTCGAGGACCGCGAGGCCTTCATCGACGGACTCACGTCGGGCGACAAGGACAACCGGAAAGGGCGCAAGTCGACCAGCAAGTTTGCGCTGACCAAGGAGGGGTGGCCGGGGTTTGAGGTGTTGCTGGAGCGGGTAGCGCAAGGATGA
- a CDS encoding GNAT family N-acetyltransferase translates to MMQIEAATPEDIPALCALLSALFAQEAEFTPDAAAQARGLAMIIGDPRVGSVLVARRDGEVVGMVNLLFTVSTALGERVVLLEDMVVAPSVRGAGVGSALLTAAIDFARAQRCPRITLLTDRVNADAQRFYARHGFTASDMLPMRRVDG, encoded by the coding sequence ATGATGCAGATCGAAGCCGCCACACCCGAGGACATTCCCGCGCTGTGCGCACTGCTGTCCGCGCTGTTCGCACAGGAAGCCGAGTTCACGCCCGACGCCGCCGCTCAGGCGCGCGGGCTGGCGATGATCATCGGTGACCCGCGCGTCGGCAGTGTGCTGGTCGCGCGACGCGATGGAGAGGTCGTTGGCATGGTGAATCTGCTGTTCACCGTATCGACCGCGCTCGGCGAACGCGTCGTGCTGCTCGAAGACATGGTGGTCGCGCCATCCGTCCGCGGCGCAGGTGTGGGCAGCGCATTGCTGACCGCCGCCATCGACTTCGCACGCGCCCAGCGCTGTCCGCGCATCACCCTGCTGACCGACCGCGTCAACGCGGACGCACAGCGCTTCTACGCGCGCCATGGTTTCACCGCGTCGGACATGCTGCCGATGCGCCGGGTGGATGGCTGA
- a CDS encoding amidase — MTDSALDVAARIARGDSTAIDELEVCLARIRQHNGDINAVVTLDETGARAAARAADARRAAGGALPPLLGVPMTVKDAFATAGLRTTASHPPLAHYVPATDATVVARLRAAGAVLVGKTNLPELAATPQCWSPLFGPTRNPWDTRLTPGGSSGGSAAAVAMGFSYIDPGSDIGGSIRIPAAYCGVAGLKATENRIPRTGHIPHLPGGRRSVRHLLSFGALAPAVADLQTALAVLAGPDGLDVEVPSVPIQAVTPPARPLRIAWWDEFGDLPLCQRTRAALARTVATLQAAGCVVERRCPEGFDVRKAWQAYGWIAGTEIGLGMPALARRLLAVMGRFVTRDQAVAHAFVQGLALDAQRYSRALNMRDRQLRALEGLLESWDCWLCPVASTVAGPQGELVWWRRPPDIVVDDARLPFVEGAIGMVTPFSLTGSPVVVLPAGVEDGLPVGLQFVGRRWQDEALLATCADIERVLGARPVPPRALTTDRWT, encoded by the coding sequence ATGACCGACTCCGCACTCGACGTCGCTGCTCGCATCGCACGCGGCGACAGCACGGCCATCGACGAGCTGGAGGTCTGCCTGGCGCGCATCCGCCAGCACAATGGCGACATCAATGCGGTGGTCACTCTGGACGAGACCGGCGCCCGCGCCGCGGCCCGTGCCGCCGACGCGCGCCGCGCCGCGGGTGGGGCGCTGCCGCCATTGCTGGGCGTGCCGATGACGGTCAAGGATGCGTTCGCGACGGCCGGCCTGCGTACGACGGCCAGCCACCCGCCGCTGGCGCACTACGTGCCGGCGACCGACGCGACCGTCGTCGCGCGCCTGAGGGCGGCCGGCGCGGTGCTGGTTGGCAAGACCAATCTGCCCGAACTGGCCGCCACGCCCCAGTGCTGGAGCCCGCTGTTCGGGCCGACACGCAATCCCTGGGACACGCGGCTCACGCCGGGTGGCAGTTCCGGCGGCAGTGCGGCGGCGGTGGCGATGGGCTTTTCGTACATCGACCCGGGCAGCGATATCGGCGGCTCGATCCGCATACCCGCTGCCTACTGCGGCGTGGCCGGACTGAAGGCGACCGAGAACCGCATCCCGCGCACCGGCCACATCCCGCATCTGCCAGGCGGCCGGCGCAGCGTGCGTCACCTGCTGTCCTTCGGCGCGCTGGCACCGGCGGTGGCCGACCTGCAGACCGCGCTGGCGGTGCTCGCCGGGCCGGACGGGCTGGACGTCGAAGTGCCGAGCGTGCCGATCCAAGCGGTGACGCCGCCCGCACGGCCGCTGCGTATCGCCTGGTGGGACGAGTTCGGCGACCTGCCGCTGTGCCAGCGTACGCGCGCCGCCCTGGCGCGCACGGTGGCGACGCTGCAGGCGGCTGGCTGCGTGGTCGAGCGGCGCTGCCCGGAGGGCTTCGACGTACGCAAGGCCTGGCAGGCCTACGGCTGGATCGCCGGCACCGAGATCGGGCTCGGCATGCCGGCGCTGGCGCGTCGGCTGCTCGCGGTGATGGGCCGCTTCGTCACGCGCGACCAAGCGGTCGCGCACGCCTTCGTGCAGGGGCTGGCGCTGGACGCGCAGCGCTACAGCCGCGCGCTGAACATGCGCGACCGCCAGCTGCGTGCGCTCGAAGGCCTGCTCGAGAGCTGGGACTGCTGGCTGTGCCCGGTGGCGAGCACGGTCGCCGGTCCGCAAGGCGAACTGGTGTGGTGGCGGCGCCCGCCGGACATCGTGGTCGACGACGCCCGCCTGCCTTTCGTCGAGGGTGCCATCGGCATGGTGACGCCGTTCTCGCTGACCGGCAGCCCGGTGGTCGTGTTGCCGGCCGGCGTCGAGGACGGCCTACCGGTCGGCCTCCAGTTCGTTGGCCGGCGCTGGCAGGATGAAGCGCTGCTGGCGACCTGCGCGGACATCGAGCGAGTGCTCGGCGCGCGTCCGGTGCCGCCGCGGGCGCTTACCACCGACCGATGGACTTGA
- a CDS encoding PEP-CTERM sorting domain-containing protein, protein MKKRGRHLLALALSCSSFAAVAADPLVWSETFQRFTPSFTFVGSINAATLPGGASSALVTDQTRVKGPNGVEFVGGRLWWPDQQLNRVVSMLPDGTGFKTYNIAGAYDVDVQGGMLYVTRQNSGDILRLDLSLNFPPATTVVSGLSSPFAIDVTADGMFWSQVGTSNRLMRSNLDGSGAQTLLTGVNSYDFEVTGGYIYLTTTDGFVKRANLDGSGLTTLASGLGFLNGIDVTDDTIYVSALNGLTTLPSGTQTMGAGRIFSMGLDGSGAAEILRAQEIYDRDQPFSPSQVRGVAVLAVPEPSTYAMLLAGLGLTGLAARRRRCG, encoded by the coding sequence ATGAAAAAACGGGGTCGTCACCTCCTCGCGCTTGCGCTGTCCTGTAGCAGCTTCGCCGCCGTTGCGGCCGACCCGCTGGTGTGGTCGGAAACCTTTCAACGCTTCACGCCGAGCTTCACCTTCGTCGGATCGATCAATGCCGCGACCTTGCCGGGTGGCGCGTCGAGCGCTCTGGTGACCGACCAAACCCGCGTGAAGGGGCCGAACGGCGTCGAGTTCGTCGGTGGTCGCCTGTGGTGGCCGGATCAGCAGCTGAATCGCGTCGTATCCATGCTGCCGGACGGCACCGGCTTCAAGACCTACAACATCGCCGGCGCCTACGACGTCGACGTGCAGGGCGGCATGCTCTATGTGACGCGGCAGAACTCGGGCGACATCCTGAGGCTGGATCTGTCGCTGAACTTTCCGCCGGCGACGACCGTAGTCAGCGGCCTGAGCTCGCCGTTCGCGATCGACGTGACGGCCGACGGCATGTTCTGGAGCCAGGTCGGCACGTCGAATCGGCTGATGCGCTCGAATCTCGATGGCTCGGGCGCGCAGACGCTGCTCACCGGCGTGAATTCCTACGACTTCGAAGTGACCGGCGGCTACATCTACCTGACCACGACCGACGGCTTCGTCAAGCGCGCCAACCTCGACGGCAGCGGTCTGACCACGCTGGCCAGCGGGCTCGGTTTCCTGAATGGCATCGACGTGACCGACGACACCATCTACGTGTCGGCGCTCAACGGCTTGACCACGCTGCCCAGTGGCACGCAGACCATGGGCGCGGGCCGCATCTTCAGCATGGGGCTGGATGGCAGCGGCGCGGCGGAAATCCTGCGCGCGCAGGAAATCTACGACCGCGACCAGCCGTTCAGCCCGTCGCAGGTGCGCGGCGTGGCCGTGCTGGCGGTGCCGGAGCCATCCACGTACGCGATGCTGCTCGCCGGGCTGGGTCTGACGGGTCTGGCCGCGCGCCGTCGCCGTTGCGGCTGA
- a CDS encoding DUF1653 domain-containing protein — translation MSDLSPLPSIDPGRYRHYKGGEYEVVGVVRHSETLEPMVLYRPLYNDSGLWVRPYDMFVGLVEIDGVPQLRFERLPD, via the coding sequence ATGAGTGATCTGTCACCGCTCCCCTCCATCGACCCCGGTCGCTACCGCCACTACAAGGGCGGCGAGTACGAGGTCGTCGGCGTCGTCCGTCACAGCGAAACGCTGGAGCCCATGGTGCTGTATCGCCCGCTGTACAACGATTCGGGGCTGTGGGTGCGGCCCTACGACATGTTCGTCGGACTGGTCGAGATCGACGGCGTGCCGCAGCTGCGCTTCGAGCGGCTGCCGGACTAG
- a CDS encoding AAA family ATPase, which produces MSAPAVAVESSFASRLAALLATLERGLVERRHVVRLALLAALAGEHTLLIGPPGTAKSELARRLHRAFRDARYFERLLTRFSVPEELFGPLSIRALEEDRYERHTDGFLPDATIAFIDEVFKANSAILNALLTLLNEREFDNGAGRQLCPLVSVIGATNEVPDDEVGEAFFDRFLLRVPVGRVSADGFAALLEAGCADEWAPPDETLALGDEDLGAVSLAAHEVVLPARVVGVLADLRAQMAEQGTYVSDRRWVKTVWLLRVAAAAEGRAAVGLWDLLLLPACVAPDADRQAEVADWLHARLGVREAYAPPRLTRVVQAFQAQLETEQNANDLDYDESGRLRFSPSEAGTGKAEELAGEIGDAKGGAGALRMSYSRRRRYGPAHIAARTAQIDDLLARIAAYAEELDAERASLAATRARTLWLDEALLARVDAHLAATAALIAELAERARDARRGFDNLPRLSAEESTRYADVPEPVAHEPLA; this is translated from the coding sequence ATGTCCGCCCCTGCTGTCGCCGTCGAATCCTCCTTCGCGTCGCGCCTGGCCGCCCTGCTCGCCACGCTGGAGCGTGGTCTGGTCGAGCGCCGCCACGTCGTGCGCCTCGCGCTGCTGGCCGCGCTGGCCGGCGAGCACACGCTGCTGATCGGCCCGCCCGGTACCGCCAAGAGCGAACTGGCGCGCCGTCTGCACCGCGCCTTCCGCGACGCCCGCTACTTCGAGCGCCTGCTCACCCGCTTCTCGGTACCCGAGGAACTGTTCGGCCCGCTGTCCATCCGCGCGCTGGAGGAGGACCGCTACGAGCGCCACACCGACGGCTTCCTGCCGGACGCCACGATCGCCTTCATCGACGAGGTGTTCAAGGCCAACAGCGCCATCCTGAACGCGCTGCTGACGCTGCTGAACGAGCGCGAGTTCGACAACGGCGCCGGCCGCCAGCTGTGTCCGCTGGTCAGCGTGATCGGCGCCACCAACGAGGTGCCGGACGACGAAGTGGGCGAGGCCTTCTTCGACCGCTTCCTGCTGCGCGTGCCGGTCGGCCGCGTCAGCGCCGACGGCTTTGCCGCGCTGCTCGAAGCGGGCTGCGCCGACGAATGGGCACCGCCGGACGAGACGCTCGCGCTCGGCGACGAAGACCTCGGCGCGGTGTCGCTGGCGGCACACGAGGTCGTGCTGCCGGCGCGCGTGGTCGGCGTGCTGGCCGATTTGCGCGCGCAGATGGCGGAGCAGGGCACCTATGTGTCGGACCGCCGCTGGGTGAAGACCGTATGGCTGCTGCGCGTGGCCGCTGCCGCCGAGGGCCGTGCCGCGGTCGGGCTGTGGGACCTGCTGCTGCTGCCCGCCTGCGTCGCGCCCGACGCTGACCGCCAGGCCGAGGTCGCCGACTGGCTGCATGCGCGTCTCGGTGTGCGCGAGGCCTACGCGCCGCCGCGGCTCACCCGCGTCGTGCAGGCCTTCCAGGCCCAGCTCGAAACCGAGCAGAACGCCAACGACCTCGACTACGACGAATCCGGCCGGCTGCGCTTCTCGCCGTCGGAAGCCGGCACCGGGAAAGCCGAGGAACTGGCGGGCGAGATCGGTGACGCCAAGGGCGGTGCCGGTGCGCTGCGCATGAGTTACAGCCGCCGCCGTCGCTACGGCCCGGCGCACATCGCCGCGCGCACGGCTCAGATCGACGACCTGCTCGCGCGCATCGCCGCCTATGCGGAAGAACTGGACGCCGAGCGCGCCAGCCTGGCCGCCACCCGCGCCCGCACGCTGTGGCTGGACGAAGCGCTGCTTGCCCGTGTCGATGCCCATCTGGCGGCGACCGCCGCGCTGATCGCCGAACTGGCCGAGCGTGCGCGCGACGCCCGTCGCGGTTTCGACAACCTGCCGCGGCTGTCCGCAGAAGAGTCGACGCGCTACGCCGACGTGCCCGAGCCGGTCGCGCACGAGCCGCTGGCGTGA
- a CDS encoding L,D-transpeptidase family protein — MAVAVAAPAVDKVKVDKLGRRLYLMLGGEVVHSFPVALGGNPIGHKQQEGDRRTPEGRYVLDFRKADSAYHRALHISYPDANDSESARLRGVSPGGAVMIHGQRNGFGWMAPLVQRFDWTDGCIALSNADMDVVWTLVEPGTPIEIFP, encoded by the coding sequence ATGGCCGTAGCAGTGGCCGCGCCAGCAGTGGACAAGGTCAAGGTCGACAAGCTTGGACGGCGGTTGTATCTGATGCTTGGCGGAGAAGTCGTCCATTCGTTCCCGGTGGCATTGGGTGGCAATCCGATCGGCCACAAGCAGCAGGAAGGTGACCGGCGCACCCCGGAGGGGCGCTACGTGCTCGATTTCAGGAAGGCGGACAGCGCGTACCACCGCGCGTTGCACATTTCATATCCGGATGCCAATGATTCCGAAAGCGCTCGCTTACGAGGTGTATCGCCGGGCGGCGCTGTGATGATTCATGGACAGCGTAACGGCTTCGGATGGATGGCGCCCCTTGTTCAGCGATTCGACTGGACAGATGGTTGCATCGCGCTCTCGAACGCCGACATGGATGTCGTGTGGACACTGGTTGAACCCGGGACACCGATCGAGATATTTCCGTGA
- a CDS encoding c-type cytochrome, translated as MKAGQSRFQSTCADYCHGHKPALFIEREGLEAEYVFNTIRDGGKGATPMPPWGEVFTQEEIWELVAYIKSIGRW; from the coding sequence ATCAAGGCCGGTCAGAGCCGCTTCCAGTCGACCTGCGCCGACTACTGCCACGGCCACAAGCCGGCGCTGTTCATCGAGCGCGAGGGGCTGGAGGCGGAATACGTGTTCAACACCATACGCGACGGCGGCAAGGGCGCGACGCCGATGCCGCCCTGGGGCGAGGTGTTCACGCAGGAAGAGATCTGGGAACTGGTGGCCTACATCAAGTCCATCGGTCGGTGGTAA
- a CDS encoding 5-formyltetrahydrofolate cyclo-ligase, which translates to MSTPDNLAAWRRAERQRLLAEREAVEPAQRMARNVEITGYLEAGFPLLQHMTVGFCWPFRGEFDSRHLLRSLRVQGARGALPEVVERNAPLVFREWWPGVATTPGVYDLPVPDDTNVVQPHALLIPPVGFDARGYRLGYGGGFFDRTLAACAVQPLKIGVAFELSRMPTIHPQPHDIPMDFIVTEAGIFEVGVDGLHEIDVETCAQRAHALVASRILR; encoded by the coding sequence ATGAGCACCCCGGACAATCTCGCCGCCTGGCGGCGCGCCGAGCGGCAACGACTGCTGGCCGAGCGCGAGGCGGTCGAGCCGGCGCAGCGCATGGCGCGCAATGTCGAAATCACTGGCTATCTGGAAGCCGGCTTTCCGCTGCTGCAGCACATGACGGTCGGCTTCTGCTGGCCCTTCCGCGGCGAATTCGACTCGCGCCACCTGCTGCGCTCGCTGCGGGTGCAAGGTGCGCGCGGCGCGCTGCCCGAAGTGGTCGAGCGCAATGCGCCGCTGGTGTTCCGCGAATGGTGGCCCGGGGTGGCGACCACGCCCGGCGTCTATGACCTGCCGGTGCCGGACGACACCAATGTCGTGCAGCCGCATGCACTGCTGATTCCGCCGGTCGGTTTCGACGCGCGCGGCTATCGTCTCGGCTACGGTGGCGGTTTCTTCGACCGCACGCTGGCGGCCTGCGCGGTGCAGCCGCTGAAGATAGGCGTGGCCTTCGAGCTGTCGCGCATGCCCACCATCCACCCGCAGCCGCACGACATTCCGATGGATTTCATCGTGACCGAAGCGGGCATTTTCGAAGTCGGCGTCGACGGTCTGCACGAGATCGACGTCGAAACCTGTGCACAGCGCGCGCACGCGCTGGTCGCCAGCCGCATCCTGCGCTGA